In Arthrobacter sp. QXT-31, one genomic interval encodes:
- the cpaB gene encoding Flp pilus assembly protein CpaB → MKSRLLAGAAAVVLALVGAMLVINYAQGADQRAVKNLEPVEVLVVKTAIPAGTPVESMAASLVTEQLPASAVPESSLNSLDSSKGKVAAVDLVPGEQLVSERLVAPENVKAAGSVQIPAGLQEVSFQLEPDRVVGGRLAPGDHVGVFVSLDKGGVEGKSDAEATKLTVRKALVTAVQRAPQPAATAQPAPTASADPNAADPQDTTLPTGSLMLTVAVNDVDAAKIVFAAEYAKMWLSKEPTNAKDSGPRIIQRSEVYK, encoded by the coding sequence GTGAAGTCTCGGTTGTTGGCCGGCGCGGCAGCAGTAGTTCTCGCCCTCGTGGGAGCCATGCTCGTCATCAATTATGCCCAGGGCGCAGACCAGCGAGCCGTCAAGAACCTTGAGCCCGTGGAAGTCCTCGTGGTGAAGACGGCTATCCCGGCGGGAACGCCTGTGGAATCCATGGCCGCTTCCCTCGTCACCGAGCAGCTGCCTGCATCTGCTGTTCCCGAATCCTCGCTCAATTCACTGGATTCCTCCAAGGGCAAGGTTGCCGCCGTAGACCTGGTACCCGGCGAGCAGCTGGTCTCCGAACGTCTCGTTGCACCCGAAAATGTAAAGGCCGCAGGCTCAGTACAGATCCCGGCGGGCCTCCAGGAAGTATCCTTCCAGCTCGAGCCGGATCGTGTCGTTGGTGGACGGCTGGCTCCTGGTGACCATGTGGGCGTCTTCGTCAGCCTCGACAAGGGCGGCGTGGAAGGCAAGAGTGATGCAGAAGCCACCAAGTTGACGGTGCGCAAAGCCCTCGTCACTGCTGTCCAGCGCGCACCCCAGCCTGCTGCCACCGCTCAGCCGGCACCCACTGCGAGCGCGGACCCCAATGCTGCCGATCCCCAGGACACCACGCTTCCTACGGGCTCCCTCATGCTCACCGTCGCCGTCAATGATGTTGATGCGGCCAAAATCGTCTTCGCTGCCGAGTACGCCAAGATGTGGCTCAGCAAGGAGCCGACCAATGCCAAGGACAGCGGCCCCCGGATCATTCAGCGGAGTGAGGTCTACAAGTGA
- a CDS encoding TadE/TadG family type IV pilus assembly protein, translated as MRRLASGNDGERGGIAVVVAILMVVLLGFAALAIDVAGLYSERAQLQNGSDAAALMMAQKCAKNESDTNCSATSPLAADLANKNAVDNLSNIKSVALDKVNRTVTVAAGAKEIGGAPNSVSLFFANVLGIPSAEVNANSSVRWGSPVEGITPFPLAFSVCQVSGMVDGATQLLQNHTSNKNTDCNLGPAGKTVPGGFAWIVQSTGQCGGLVNLAINQSGSDTGNDGPSNCDGILNKWATDLSAGKPVTVLLPVYEDVSGTGSGASYDLLAFASFSVEGWAFSGADKLPLVYNNASNADKNLQCKGDCRGIIGKFVKYVSLADGYKLGPVSPYGATVVELTS; from the coding sequence GTGCGGCGGCTAGCTTCTGGCAACGACGGGGAACGCGGCGGAATCGCCGTCGTCGTTGCCATCCTGATGGTAGTGCTGCTGGGTTTTGCAGCTCTAGCCATCGATGTGGCAGGACTCTATTCCGAGCGAGCTCAGCTGCAGAATGGCTCCGACGCCGCCGCGCTCATGATGGCGCAGAAATGCGCCAAGAATGAATCAGACACCAACTGCTCGGCTACTTCTCCTCTGGCCGCAGACCTGGCCAACAAGAACGCCGTCGATAATCTCAGCAACATAAAGTCGGTCGCGCTCGACAAGGTCAACCGCACTGTCACGGTGGCTGCCGGGGCTAAAGAAATTGGCGGGGCTCCCAATTCAGTCTCGCTCTTCTTTGCGAATGTACTGGGTATCCCCAGCGCCGAGGTGAATGCCAACTCCAGTGTCAGGTGGGGCAGCCCGGTTGAGGGCATAACCCCTTTCCCTTTGGCTTTTTCGGTCTGCCAAGTCTCAGGCATGGTGGACGGCGCCACGCAGTTGTTGCAGAACCACACGTCCAATAAAAACACCGATTGCAATCTTGGCCCTGCCGGAAAGACTGTCCCTGGTGGCTTTGCCTGGATTGTCCAAAGCACCGGACAGTGCGGTGGCTTGGTTAATCTAGCTATCAACCAGAGTGGCAGCGACACCGGCAATGATGGTCCCTCGAATTGCGACGGGATCCTGAACAAGTGGGCCACAGACCTGAGCGCCGGCAAACCCGTCACCGTGCTGCTGCCCGTTTATGAGGACGTCAGCGGAACAGGTTCCGGCGCCTCCTACGATCTGCTGGCATTCGCCTCCTTCAGTGTTGAGGGCTGGGCTTTCAGCGGCGCGGACAAGCTCCCCTTGGTATACAACAACGCGTCAAATGCTGACAAGAACCTGCAATGTAAGGGTGATTGCAGGGGAATTATCGGGAAATTCGTTAAATACGTTTCCCTGGCCGACGGCTACAAGCTGGGACCCGTCAGCCCATATGGTGCCACGGTCGTGGAACTTACCAGCTAA
- a CDS encoding TadE/TadG family type IV pilus assembly protein, with the protein MAQVSERGAVAVEFAILAPVLIMILLGIMEFGRAYNVQTTLTNSARESVRAMAINNSQASAKTAAKNAAAQLSPALADSNISFSAANCTVGSQVTVTISYNLSTMTGIAGPFAMTGRGTMLCGG; encoded by the coding sequence ATGGCACAAGTATCAGAGCGCGGGGCTGTGGCAGTAGAGTTCGCCATACTGGCGCCCGTTCTGATTATGATTCTGCTTGGCATCATGGAATTTGGGCGCGCTTACAACGTGCAAACCACTTTGACCAATTCGGCCCGCGAGAGCGTCCGAGCGATGGCGATTAACAACAGCCAAGCCAGCGCCAAGACGGCCGCCAAGAATGCCGCAGCTCAACTGAGCCCCGCCTTAGCCGACAGCAACATTTCTTTCAGCGCTGCCAACTGCACGGTCGGATCTCAAGTGACGGTTACCATCAGCTACAACCTCAGCACTATGACGGGCATCGCCGGCCCATTTGCTATGACGGGGAGAGGAACCATGCTGTGCGGCGGCTAG
- a CDS encoding Flp family type IVb pilin, translating into MRSFLNKFAIRIRRDETGATAVEYGIMVALIAVVIIVAVTLLGGGMKDTFTQTQCSVTGGTYAAGAKAGDGTCTPKPAPAAPAAG; encoded by the coding sequence ATGCGTTCTTTCCTCAACAAGTTTGCTATTCGCATCCGCCGTGACGAGACCGGCGCCACCGCGGTTGAATACGGCATCATGGTCGCCCTGATCGCCGTCGTCATCATTGTTGCCGTAACGCTGCTCGGCGGCGGCATGAAAGATACTTTCACCCAGACCCAGTGCTCCGTCACTGGGGGCACCTACGCTGCTGGCGCCAAGGCAGGCGATGGCACCTGCACTCCTAAGCCTGCTCCTGCAGCTCCTGCAGCTGGCTAG
- a CDS encoding type II secretion system F family protein, whose product MSVIAWLSVAMVVVPIAGLAWSLISVDRAGLAAVRLNIRRSKGVQNNRAAESQPARFVEIGERLAPKGYISWLDKLLARAGRPSGMPLARLLVIKPALALVAALFGLMFFLGSPSLGTFLLSLFVTALLYMVPDILVHGRGAKRQSTIALELPNMLDQCLISVEAGLGFEAAMARIGKNGKGPLAEEIVRTLQDMQAGRSRKESYIAMSQRVEVPDLRSFVRAIVQADTYGIAIASVLRVQAKQMRVKRRQRAEEKAMKLPVKVLFPLLFCILPALFTVIIGPAAINVMNNFMGTL is encoded by the coding sequence ATGTCTGTAATCGCGTGGCTCAGCGTGGCTATGGTTGTTGTTCCCATAGCGGGCTTGGCTTGGTCACTCATTTCGGTTGACCGTGCCGGTCTCGCCGCTGTTCGGTTGAATATTCGCAGGAGCAAGGGCGTCCAGAATAATCGCGCAGCTGAGTCCCAGCCAGCACGGTTTGTCGAAATCGGCGAAAGACTGGCCCCTAAGGGCTACATATCGTGGCTCGACAAGCTGCTCGCTCGTGCTGGACGTCCTTCCGGCATGCCGCTTGCCCGGCTGCTTGTTATTAAGCCCGCCTTAGCTCTCGTGGCCGCACTCTTCGGCCTGATGTTCTTCCTGGGCTCGCCGTCCCTCGGGACCTTCCTGTTGTCTCTGTTTGTGACGGCCCTGCTCTACATGGTCCCGGACATCCTCGTCCATGGTCGAGGAGCGAAACGGCAATCGACGATAGCCCTTGAACTCCCGAATATGCTGGACCAATGTCTCATTTCGGTTGAGGCTGGGCTCGGTTTTGAGGCGGCCATGGCAAGGATCGGCAAGAACGGCAAAGGTCCGCTGGCAGAGGAAATCGTCCGGACTCTTCAGGATATGCAGGCTGGCCGTAGCCGCAAGGAATCGTACATCGCCATGTCACAACGCGTGGAGGTACCCGACCTCCGCAGTTTCGTCCGGGCCATCGTCCAGGCCGATACGTATGGCATTGCGATCGCGTCTGTACTCCGCGTCCAGGCCAAGCAGATGCGGGTCAAGCGACGCCAGCGGGCAGAGGAGAAGGCCATGAAACTTCCGGTGAAAGTACTCTTTCCTCTGCTCTTCTGTATTCTGCCGGCTCTGTTCACGGTGATAATCGGTCCCGCGGCCATCAATGTCATGAATAACTTCATGGGTACATTGTGA
- a CDS encoding type II secretion system F family protein produces MISSGPLFLALGLGLCFIAIGIAVVVLPAGRRTGIALSRRRPGAVDEPSVLSKVANTASGMMDRAVGDKANFGKRDALEQAGIKMRRADFNLLVLCVSVAAGLVGFVLGGILIGILALATGPFGFMIAVKILTARRRTNFDQQLGDTLQMLSGGLRAGHSLLRSIDAVATEAESPTSEEFARIVAENRLGRDLKESLVDASRRLKCEDFEWTSQAIEIHREVGGDLAEVLDHVAETIRERAQIKGQVRALSAEGRLSAYILIGLPVGMFVFLQIASPGYIGVLFTNILGWAMAIGGIMSLALGAFWLSRVIKIKF; encoded by the coding sequence ATGATCTCTTCGGGACCGCTGTTCCTGGCCCTAGGACTGGGGCTATGTTTTATCGCCATCGGCATTGCCGTGGTGGTCTTGCCCGCGGGTCGTCGTACAGGCATTGCTTTATCACGCAGGCGGCCCGGCGCCGTCGATGAACCCAGCGTTCTCTCCAAGGTCGCGAATACTGCTTCGGGAATGATGGATCGGGCAGTTGGGGACAAGGCGAACTTCGGAAAGCGGGACGCCTTGGAGCAAGCCGGAATCAAAATGCGGCGAGCGGACTTCAATTTGCTCGTTCTCTGTGTCTCGGTGGCAGCCGGGCTCGTCGGTTTCGTTCTGGGCGGGATCTTGATAGGAATCCTAGCGCTTGCTACGGGGCCTTTCGGATTCATGATCGCCGTCAAGATACTAACGGCCCGTCGTCGAACGAATTTTGACCAGCAATTGGGGGACACCCTACAGATGCTCTCTGGAGGCTTGCGAGCAGGCCACAGTTTGCTCCGTTCTATCGACGCTGTAGCGACAGAAGCCGAGTCGCCAACTTCCGAAGAATTTGCCCGCATCGTCGCCGAGAATCGATTGGGTCGCGATCTGAAGGAATCCCTCGTCGATGCATCCCGTCGGCTGAAATGCGAAGACTTCGAGTGGACGTCTCAGGCCATCGAAATTCATCGCGAAGTCGGTGGCGATCTAGCCGAGGTCCTGGACCACGTCGCCGAGACAATCAGGGAACGGGCGCAGATCAAGGGCCAGGTTCGGGCGCTCAGCGCGGAAGGCAGATTGTCTGCGTACATCCTGATCGGGCTTCCGGTCGGCATGTTCGTCTTTCTCCAAATAGCCAGTCCCGGCTACATCGGAGTTCTTTTTACCAATATCCTCGGTTGGGCAATGGCCATCGGCGGCATCATGTCACTTGCACTCGGCGCTTTCTGGCTCAGCCGCGTCATCAAGATCAAATTCTAG
- a CDS encoding CpaF family protein: MPTHFGDASHAMTGVKDRASIALYERMGSRITESSMDELELHQYVKDELRTIIEEDEIPLSAGERTRLVQEIIDDVIGLGPLQRFLDDPSITEVMVNGPDKIYVEREGKLSPTTVRFTSEEHLRRIIERIVSKVGRRIDESSPLVDARLADGSRVNAIIPPLAVGGSSLTIRKFGHTPLTIQNLISLGTMSPEMAELLHACVRARLNIIVSGGTGTGKTTLLNVLSSFIPSDERIITVEDAVELQLQQDHVVRLESRPRNIEGKGEISIRDLVRNSLRMRPDRIVVGEVRGGECLDMLQAMNTGHDGSISTVHSNSPRDAISRLETLVLMAGMDLPLRAIREQVCSAVNLIVQISRLRDGTRRITHVTEVQGMEGDVVTLQDAFVFDYSAGVDANGRFLGRPVPTGVRPRFVDRFAELGIPISPAVFGSSFGGGGYR; encoded by the coding sequence ATGCCCACACATTTCGGTGATGCCAGCCACGCCATGACCGGTGTCAAGGACCGGGCGAGCATAGCCCTTTACGAACGCATGGGATCAAGAATCACAGAATCCAGCATGGACGAACTCGAACTCCACCAATATGTGAAGGACGAGCTCCGCACCATCATCGAGGAGGACGAAATCCCCCTGTCGGCCGGCGAGCGAACGCGTTTGGTCCAGGAAATCATCGACGACGTGATCGGGCTCGGACCGCTTCAGCGATTCCTGGACGATCCGAGCATCACTGAAGTCATGGTCAATGGCCCCGACAAGATCTACGTCGAGCGCGAAGGCAAGTTGTCCCCCACCACTGTCCGGTTCACCTCCGAGGAGCACTTGCGGCGAATCATTGAGCGCATTGTCTCCAAGGTTGGGCGCAGGATCGATGAGTCGTCCCCATTGGTTGACGCCCGTTTGGCCGATGGATCCCGCGTCAATGCGATCATCCCGCCGCTCGCGGTCGGCGGTTCGTCGTTGACGATCCGGAAATTCGGGCACACGCCACTGACGATCCAGAATTTGATTTCCCTGGGCACAATGTCCCCGGAAATGGCCGAACTTCTCCACGCCTGCGTTCGCGCACGGCTAAACATCATCGTTTCGGGTGGTACCGGTACTGGAAAGACAACACTGCTAAATGTCTTGAGCTCGTTCATTCCGTCCGATGAGCGAATCATCACGGTTGAAGACGCTGTCGAGCTTCAGCTGCAACAGGACCACGTTGTTCGGCTCGAAAGTCGGCCCCGGAACATCGAAGGTAAGGGCGAGATCTCCATCCGCGATCTCGTACGAAACTCCCTGCGCATGCGCCCCGACCGGATCGTGGTCGGTGAAGTGCGTGGTGGCGAATGCCTGGACATGCTCCAAGCCATGAACACCGGGCACGACGGATCCATTTCGACCGTCCACTCCAACAGCCCGCGGGACGCCATATCCCGCTTGGAGACGCTGGTCCTTATGGCTGGCATGGATCTTCCCCTACGGGCCATTAGGGAGCAGGTTTGTTCTGCAGTTAATCTCATCGTCCAAATCTCGAGGCTGCGGGACGGCACCCGGCGCATCACGCATGTCACCGAGGTCCAAGGTATGGAAGGCGACGTTGTTACGCTCCAGGACGCATTCGTTTTTGACTACAGTGCCGGCGTGGACGCCAACGGCCGTTTCCTGGGCAGGCCCGTGCCAACCGGGGTGCGGCCCCGCTTTGTGGATCGTTTCGCCGAGCTTGGCATACCAATCTCGCCTGCGGTCTTCGGTTCGAGTTTCGGAGGAGGCGGTTACCGATGA
- a CDS encoding AAA family ATPase — protein sequence MSRFVAITPDADFEHRVRQATVGMHGGMQSIQADYLPSSPDDILRTLTGELVEVLLLGPGLNVEAAIEMASLFDLQYPEVSVVLVTNGSGDVALPAMRAGIRDLLSPEADVDTIRILLERASLAAASRRRGLGASVEGKAHNGRIIAVMSPKGGVGKTTVSTNIAVGLGKFATMGVVIVDLDLQFGDVASGLMLEPEKTIADAVTGAAAQDSMVLKSYLTVHPAGIYALCAPHNPAQIEHISGDQVGRLLDQLANEFEFVVVDTAPGLGEHVLATLDRATDAVWVCGMDIPSIRGLRTGLGILNEVGLVPSTRHVVLNFADRKSGLSLDDVEATIGCPVDVTLPRSRTLPFSTNKGVPLLQEGAREPAAKGLRSLVERFQPGWDDRPHKKLHRRAVVS from the coding sequence ATGAGCCGCTTCGTGGCCATCACCCCGGACGCGGACTTCGAGCATAGGGTCCGCCAGGCGACAGTTGGCATGCATGGCGGAATGCAGTCAATCCAGGCCGACTACCTTCCGTCCAGCCCCGACGACATCCTCAGGACGCTCACAGGCGAGCTCGTTGAGGTACTGCTCCTCGGTCCGGGACTCAACGTGGAAGCAGCCATCGAAATGGCGAGTCTCTTCGATCTTCAGTATCCGGAAGTCAGCGTAGTGCTGGTCACCAATGGGAGCGGAGACGTGGCTCTTCCCGCCATGCGGGCCGGCATCAGGGACCTGCTTTCGCCCGAGGCCGACGTGGACACGATCCGGATTCTGCTGGAGCGGGCCAGCCTCGCAGCAGCAAGCCGTCGCAGAGGGCTTGGCGCCTCCGTTGAGGGTAAGGCGCACAACGGCAGAATCATCGCCGTCATGTCTCCGAAGGGTGGAGTGGGAAAAACAACCGTTTCGACCAACATCGCTGTTGGACTCGGCAAGTTCGCGACGATGGGCGTGGTGATTGTCGATTTGGATCTACAGTTCGGCGACGTCGCTTCGGGACTCATGCTTGAACCAGAAAAGACTATCGCCGACGCGGTTACGGGGGCAGCAGCCCAAGACAGCATGGTGCTGAAATCCTATCTGACCGTGCACCCGGCAGGTATCTACGCACTGTGCGCTCCCCACAATCCCGCTCAAATTGAACACATCTCCGGTGACCAAGTGGGGCGCCTTCTTGATCAGCTGGCTAACGAATTTGAGTTCGTTGTGGTTGATACCGCTCCAGGCCTCGGAGAGCATGTCCTGGCGACACTCGACCGTGCCACCGATGCTGTCTGGGTCTGCGGAATGGACATCCCAAGCATTCGCGGTCTCAGGACGGGTTTGGGAATCCTGAATGAAGTTGGGCTGGTGCCGAGTACCCGCCACGTCGTACTCAACTTCGCAGACAGGAAGAGCGGCCTTTCGTTAGACGACGTTGAGGCAACCATCGGCTGTCCGGTCGACGTTACCTTGCCTCGGTCCAGAACCCTGCCATTCTCCACGAACAAGGGCGTTCCGCTCCTGCAGGAAGGTGCGAGGGAACCCGCCGCGAAAGGCCTCCGATCGTTGGTTGAACGCTTCCAACCGGGTTGGGATGACCGCCCGCACAAGAAACTTCACAGAAGGGCGGTAGTGTCATGA
- the cpaB gene encoding Flp pilus assembly protein CpaB produces MKTRLLGGIVALVLAVVGSLLLVSYVQGAEARAQKDLAPVEVLVVKNQVPEGAKLDQIKTATQLKTLPATSVPNGALKSLDGLDSKVTSVALMPGEVLLGNRLVDPDSLAAPGSVPVPEGMQEVSVQLDAQRVVGGRLAAGDTVGVVIMAESGADSDPTARQVFHKVLVTSVQRAPAKASSTTQDPAAQANTQLPNGAFIVTFARSDLDAAKIVFAAKYGDLWLTKEPATAKVSAPVDIKKAELFR; encoded by the coding sequence GTGAAAACTCGCCTACTGGGAGGCATCGTAGCACTGGTACTCGCCGTCGTCGGCAGCCTCCTGCTCGTCTCATATGTTCAAGGCGCGGAGGCCAGGGCCCAAAAGGACCTGGCACCCGTCGAAGTTCTCGTAGTAAAGAACCAGGTCCCGGAGGGGGCAAAACTAGACCAGATTAAGACCGCCACGCAATTGAAGACTCTGCCGGCGACTTCAGTCCCCAACGGGGCCCTAAAAAGCCTCGACGGGCTGGACAGCAAGGTCACCTCCGTGGCCCTTATGCCCGGTGAAGTCTTGCTCGGCAACCGTCTTGTTGACCCGGATAGCCTGGCTGCCCCGGGATCGGTGCCTGTTCCTGAGGGAATGCAGGAAGTTTCTGTACAACTGGACGCACAGCGGGTTGTCGGCGGACGCCTTGCGGCCGGCGATACGGTCGGCGTGGTCATCATGGCTGAATCCGGCGCGGATTCTGACCCCACCGCCAGGCAGGTATTCCATAAGGTCCTGGTGACTAGCGTGCAGCGGGCACCGGCCAAGGCCAGCTCCACTACACAAGACCCTGCTGCTCAGGCCAACACTCAGTTGCCCAACGGAGCGTTTATCGTTACCTTCGCCCGCAGCGATCTGGACGCGGCAAAAATAGTCTTCGCGGCTAAGTACGGCGATCTGTGGCTGACCAAGGAGCCTGCCACGGCAAAAGTAAGTGCACCGGTCGACATCAAGAAAGCGGAGCTGTTCCGATGA
- a CDS encoding TadE/TadG family type IV pilus assembly protein — MWRLARDDPERGAIAPMTALLMVGVLGMAAFAVDVATMYSEHAQLQNGADASALAIAQSCAAETPGPECSDPEAAAGIMGNGNALDGHSNALTATVSGGIVDVTTQSQDPEGNNRFSLVFARVLGIDTSDIRASARAQFGAYSAADGVPLTFSKCEADPTFFKGLQFFPTHGSTLSDDPAYACEHSSASGHELAGGFGWIKDADGGCKVHIDVTNPWVEARTGNSFESDCDETVADWKVSLEAGKTVEVLIPIFDTACPEKTEGGEKGKGGGKGTAGGGETEGPCADSPFGKAFRIEAFAQISIQGWHLNGGGTSYLTPDAQELKESLDLKNSDEGLYGTFVKKVTLAEAATLGGPATYGATGVQLIN, encoded by the coding sequence ATGTGGCGGCTAGCGCGCGATGATCCGGAACGTGGCGCCATTGCACCAATGACAGCGCTGCTCATGGTTGGCGTCCTCGGTATGGCAGCGTTCGCCGTGGATGTGGCAACCATGTACTCGGAGCACGCCCAGCTCCAGAATGGTGCGGACGCGTCGGCATTGGCCATTGCACAGTCCTGTGCAGCCGAGACGCCTGGTCCCGAGTGTTCCGATCCAGAGGCGGCCGCCGGCATTATGGGCAACGGCAATGCCTTGGACGGCCACAGCAACGCTCTCACGGCTACAGTGAGCGGCGGCATAGTGGACGTCACCACGCAGTCTCAGGATCCGGAGGGAAACAACCGCTTTTCCCTGGTGTTTGCCCGAGTGCTGGGAATTGACACCTCTGACATCCGCGCGAGCGCCAGAGCCCAGTTCGGGGCCTATAGCGCAGCCGACGGCGTTCCGTTGACGTTCTCGAAATGCGAGGCCGATCCGACCTTCTTTAAGGGGCTGCAGTTCTTTCCCACTCACGGATCAACACTCTCTGACGATCCTGCCTACGCATGCGAGCATTCATCAGCATCCGGACATGAACTCGCTGGCGGCTTCGGTTGGATAAAGGATGCCGACGGCGGCTGCAAGGTACACATCGATGTCACCAATCCATGGGTCGAGGCGAGAACTGGAAACAGCTTTGAATCTGACTGCGACGAAACGGTGGCCGATTGGAAAGTGAGCCTGGAGGCCGGCAAGACGGTCGAGGTCCTCATTCCTATTTTTGACACGGCATGTCCCGAAAAGACCGAGGGCGGCGAAAAGGGCAAAGGCGGCGGAAAAGGCACGGCCGGCGGCGGAGAAACAGAGGGGCCCTGCGCAGATTCTCCGTTCGGCAAGGCATTCAGGATTGAGGCCTTCGCTCAGATTTCCATCCAAGGATGGCATCTAAATGGCGGCGGAACCTCGTACCTTACGCCGGACGCCCAAGAGCTGAAGGAGAGCCTCGACTTGAAGAACAGTGACGAAGGACTCTACGGAACCTTCGTCAAGAAAGTAACCCTTGCTGAAGCCGCCACTCTAGGTGGGCCAGCAACGTACGGCGCTACGGGCGTCCAACTTATCAACTAG
- a CDS encoding TadE/TadG family type IV pilus assembly protein, translating into MGTKLRAARRPRKPREKGAVAVEFAIILPVFLVLVFGIMEFGRAFNIQVSLSEAARESARYVAVHCTEAGYDEADALAAAVSAAPSVPLSDADVDIQYSGDGTCAAGNNAEVTVTYTASYLTGLPGFIPGMPSDLEIESKGVMRCGG; encoded by the coding sequence ATGGGCACCAAACTTCGGGCCGCACGCCGGCCTAGGAAGCCCAGGGAAAAGGGCGCTGTCGCTGTCGAATTTGCAATCATCCTGCCCGTATTTCTCGTACTCGTTTTCGGAATCATGGAATTTGGGCGTGCATTCAACATTCAGGTCTCACTTTCAGAGGCCGCGCGGGAATCGGCTCGATACGTTGCCGTCCACTGCACCGAGGCTGGCTACGACGAAGCCGACGCACTGGCCGCCGCCGTGTCGGCGGCACCGTCAGTGCCTCTCAGCGACGCCGACGTGGACATCCAGTATTCCGGCGACGGCACATGCGCCGCGGGGAACAACGCCGAAGTCACTGTTACATACACCGCCTCATATCTCACAGGGCTTCCTGGGTTCATTCCAGGTATGCCGTCTGATCTTGAAATCGAAAGTAAGGGGGTCATGCGATGTGGCGGCTAG
- a CDS encoding Flp family type IVb pilin translates to MVTPAGGRSFPESETGGTAVEYSLLVAFIATVIISAVQVLGDQLILGFQAVIDLL, encoded by the coding sequence ATGGTTACACCAGCAGGTGGCCGTAGCTTTCCTGAATCCGAGACCGGAGGAACAGCTGTTGAGTACAGTCTGCTGGTTGCATTCATTGCCACGGTCATTATTTCCGCCGTCCAAGTACTTGGAGACCAGCTGATCCTTGGTTTTCAAGCCGTGATTGACCTTCTCTAA
- a CDS encoding Flp family type IVb pilin has product MNTFMVSVLAFVAGVKDRLSSEKGATAVEYGLLVALIAAVIIGVVVVLGGQIDTAFQTVSDELAGAVVEEAP; this is encoded by the coding sequence ATGAACACTTTCATGGTCTCCGTGCTTGCCTTTGTCGCCGGCGTAAAGGATCGTCTCTCTTCCGAAAAGGGCGCAACCGCAGTTGAATACGGACTGCTCGTTGCCCTGATCGCAGCTGTCATCATCGGCGTTGTGGTCGTCTTGGGCGGTCAGATCGACACGGCGTTCCAGACGGTCTCCGACGAGCTTGCCGGCGCCGTAGTCGAAGAGGCACCGTAG
- a CDS encoding prepilin peptidase, which translates to MAALFAFAMGLLGILLSPLAELLIARTLPRLGGLPGVRTRITTAVLTGALCAALALRFGMDWSLPAFLLLAVVGVQLARIDLAHHLLPNPLVLTLLVAGLALLLLGSFAAADWAELLRAAAGAAILFVVFLILALISPSGIGMGDVKLAAPVGLYLGYLGWGHLFYGGALGFVLGGILSVVLIRLKRANLSSEIAFGPSMLAATLGAVLLAA; encoded by the coding sequence ATGGCCGCGCTTTTTGCCTTTGCCATGGGACTCCTTGGCATTCTACTGAGCCCGCTTGCTGAACTCCTCATCGCCCGAACCCTCCCCCGCCTCGGCGGACTGCCCGGCGTGCGGACAAGAATTACGACGGCGGTGCTCACCGGAGCGCTCTGCGCCGCCCTTGCGCTGAGGTTTGGGATGGATTGGTCCCTGCCGGCCTTTCTACTGCTGGCGGTCGTCGGCGTGCAGCTGGCCCGCATTGACCTGGCCCACCATCTGCTGCCGAATCCACTTGTCCTCACACTGCTGGTGGCCGGCCTGGCACTCCTCCTACTGGGCAGCTTCGCCGCAGCAGACTGGGCGGAGCTGCTTCGTGCGGCGGCCGGCGCGGCCATCCTGTTCGTTGTTTTCCTGATTTTGGCCCTAATTTCGCCGAGCGGTATCGGCATGGGCGACGTGAAGCTGGCTGCCCCTGTGGGCCTGTACTTGGGCTACTTGGGCTGGGGCCACCTGTTCTACGGCGGAGCGCTCGGCTTTGTGCTCGGCGGTATTTTATCCGTCGTTTTGATTAGGCTAAAGCGCGCCAATTTGAGCTCAGAAATCGCCTTTGGCCCCTCGATGTTGGCCGCCACCCTAGGTGCGGTTCTTTTGGCCGCCTAA